A single window of Nocardia sp. NBC_01327 DNA harbors:
- the mshC gene encoding cysteine--1-D-myo-inosityl 2-amino-2-deoxy-alpha-D-glucopyranoside ligase → MQSWSDTAVPTVPGSGPALRLFDTADRQVRPVTPGKTATMYVCGITPYDATHLGHAATYLTFDLVNRLWRDAGHEVHYVQNVTDVDDPLFERADRDGIDWRDLGTREINLFREDMQALRVVPPAQYVGAIESVQEVVELVDKLLASGAAYVVDDAQYPDIYFRHDATEQFGYESGYDRATMDRLFAERGGDPQRAGKRDPIDALLWRAERPGEPSWPAPFGAGRPGWHIECAAIALNRIGTEFDIQGGGSDLIYPHHEYSSAHAEALVKGRRFARHYVHAGLIGLNGEKMSKSRGNLVFVSTLRRSGTDPAAIRLGLFSGHYRHDREWSDAVLSDALSRLDRWRSATALPSGPAAEDTVARLRQHLADDLDTPKAIAAVDSWAQQALEYGGPDTSAPALIRDAVDALLGITL, encoded by the coding sequence ATGCAGTCCTGGTCCGATACCGCAGTCCCGACCGTCCCCGGATCCGGACCCGCGTTACGTTTGTTCGACACCGCCGACCGGCAGGTGCGCCCGGTGACCCCGGGTAAGACCGCCACCATGTACGTCTGCGGCATCACCCCCTACGACGCCACCCACCTCGGGCACGCCGCCACCTACCTGACCTTCGATCTGGTCAACCGGCTGTGGCGCGATGCCGGTCACGAGGTGCACTACGTGCAGAACGTCACCGATGTCGACGATCCGCTGTTCGAGCGCGCCGACCGCGACGGCATCGACTGGCGTGATCTGGGCACCCGGGAGATCAACCTGTTCCGCGAGGATATGCAGGCGCTGCGCGTGGTGCCGCCCGCACAGTACGTCGGCGCGATCGAATCGGTGCAGGAGGTGGTCGAACTGGTCGACAAGCTCCTGGCGTCGGGGGCCGCGTATGTGGTCGATGACGCGCAGTATCCGGATATCTACTTCCGTCACGACGCCACCGAGCAGTTCGGCTACGAGTCCGGCTACGACCGGGCGACGATGGACCGGCTCTTCGCCGAACGCGGCGGTGATCCGCAGCGCGCGGGCAAACGCGATCCCATCGACGCGCTGCTGTGGCGGGCCGAGCGCCCGGGCGAGCCGTCCTGGCCGGCGCCCTTCGGTGCGGGCCGTCCCGGCTGGCATATCGAGTGTGCGGCGATCGCCTTGAATCGCATCGGCACCGAATTCGATATCCAGGGCGGGGGCAGCGATCTGATCTACCCGCACCACGAGTACTCCTCCGCCCATGCCGAAGCGCTCGTGAAGGGCCGCCGCTTCGCCCGCCACTACGTGCACGCCGGTCTGATCGGCCTGAACGGCGAGAAAATGTCCAAGTCCCGCGGCAATCTGGTGTTCGTCTCCACGCTGCGCCGCTCGGGCACCGACCCGGCCGCCATCCGCCTGGGCCTGTTCTCCGGCCACTACCGCCACGACCGCGAATGGTCCGATGCGGTGCTGTCCGATGCCCTCTCGCGCCTCGACCGCTGGCGCTCGGCCACCGCCCTGCCCTCGGGCCCGGCCGCCGAGGACACCGTCGCCCGCCTGCGCCAGCACCTGGCCGATGACCTCGACACGCCCAAAGCGATTGCCGCCGTGGACAGCTGGGCCCAGCAGGCCCTGGAATACGGCGGCCCGGACACCTCCGCCCCCGCCCTGATCCGCGACGCGGTCGACGCCCTGCTGGGCATCACCCTGTAG
- a CDS encoding crotonase/enoyl-CoA hydratase family protein, whose translation MTAVPGFDKFRAVRKQLRAGGDLLGAVRRDPRIVRDLVAGFTGRPAEEVPVDLGEHVPPAGLSEFTRSAHAQQGVDSDAAATLAYLLDLQHIPQWITFHAGWRGEAPGQAEAGQQFAQVAKFMGIPADLRWTVVQAGEDGLQLRGTGPQGLLLGLWVTVAARGSGAIVYLDAGLAGQPIDGPLGATVARSLGDSLRDSLAALPAHIADSPATSRPSRKAVRHKASGAVLAPTTPVLVGVGQVVNRVPDAGYVDPSALAVRALRQAAIDTGAGNGLLARADAVFTVAPTSWQYRDLGALVAAAVGAGQVETVQSSPFGGDGGQLVINEAASAIAAGDYDIVLVTGAEAGATQAAAQRAGIELDWPVQDSAVHPTRTVGIDKPANNAAETAAGLLAPINMYALLESANRHRLGRTPAEHAQAVAELWSRLSAVAAANPNAWQPHEAGPAEIGTVSESNRMISAPYTKLECANLTVDMASGIIMCSAAAAEAAGIPQDKWVFLHAGASGADEWFVTERTELAASPAVRALGAAVLEHTGLSAEDLTHVDLYACFPVAVQIAARELGLPLDDPKRPLSVTGGLTFGGGPGNNYGGHAVATLVQRLREDPAAFGLATSLGWYLTKHALGVYSATPPQSAYRHLTPVIEHPPARKARTGYDGPAVVEAYTLPYGRDGLPEAAILSLLTDSGERILVRTNDSGTLSALTSEDWLGLPVSVTGDQVSVTGAERLALPAPPPAPVLIERRGHIMIITINRPRARNAIDLATALGLERAIDAYEADPNARIAILTGAGGYFSAGMDLKAAARGEVPITEKRGILGIVSQPPRKPLIAAVEGPALAGGCELALAADLIVAAEDSTFGIPEVKRGLVAVGGGVLRLSQRLPRAIVMELTLTGDPITAARAADLGLINEVAAPGKALEAALALAERIAVNAPLSIDAGKQIIDQCPDWSTAEAFARQGQVAAAALSSEDAGEGMRAFVEKRPPVWRGR comes from the coding sequence GTGACTGCGGTACCCGGGTTCGATAAATTCCGTGCTGTGCGCAAGCAGCTGCGTGCGGGCGGTGATCTGCTGGGGGCGGTGCGCCGGGATCCGCGGATCGTGCGTGACCTGGTCGCCGGGTTCACCGGGCGGCCCGCCGAGGAGGTGCCGGTCGATCTCGGGGAGCATGTTCCGCCCGCCGGGCTGAGCGAGTTCACCCGCAGCGCGCACGCTCAGCAGGGTGTGGACAGCGATGCGGCGGCGACGCTGGCGTATCTGCTGGATTTGCAGCATATTCCGCAGTGGATCACCTTCCATGCGGGCTGGCGGGGCGAGGCTCCGGGGCAGGCCGAGGCGGGGCAGCAGTTCGCTCAGGTCGCGAAATTCATGGGCATTCCGGCCGATCTGCGGTGGACGGTCGTGCAGGCCGGTGAGGACGGGTTGCAGTTGCGGGGTACCGGGCCGCAGGGGTTGCTCCTGGGGTTGTGGGTCACGGTGGCGGCGCGCGGGTCCGGGGCGATCGTGTACCTGGATGCGGGGTTGGCCGGGCAGCCGATCGACGGCCCGCTCGGGGCGACGGTGGCGCGCAGTCTCGGTGATTCGCTGCGTGATTCGCTCGCCGCGCTGCCCGCGCATATCGCCGATTCCCCCGCCACCTCGCGGCCGTCGCGGAAGGCGGTGCGGCACAAGGCTTCCGGTGCGGTGCTCGCGCCGACCACCCCGGTGCTGGTGGGTGTGGGCCAGGTGGTGAACCGGGTGCCGGACGCGGGGTATGTGGACCCGTCGGCGCTGGCGGTGCGCGCACTGCGCCAGGCCGCGATCGATACCGGCGCCGGCAACGGTCTGCTGGCCCGCGCGGACGCGGTGTTCACCGTGGCCCCGACCTCGTGGCAGTACCGGGATCTGGGTGCGCTGGTCGCCGCGGCTGTCGGTGCGGGACAGGTCGAGACGGTGCAGTCGAGTCCGTTCGGTGGTGACGGCGGGCAGCTGGTGATCAACGAGGCGGCGTCCGCGATCGCCGCCGGTGACTACGACATCGTGCTGGTGACCGGCGCCGAAGCCGGTGCCACGCAGGCCGCGGCCCAGCGGGCGGGTATCGAATTGGATTGGCCGGTCCAGGATTCGGCGGTGCATCCCACACGCACCGTCGGTATCGACAAGCCCGCCAACAATGCCGCCGAGACCGCGGCGGGGCTGCTGGCCCCGATCAATATGTACGCCCTGCTGGAGTCGGCGAACCGGCATCGCCTGGGCCGCACCCCGGCCGAGCACGCGCAGGCGGTCGCGGAGCTGTGGTCGCGCCTGTCGGCGGTGGCGGCGGCGAATCCGAACGCCTGGCAGCCGCACGAGGCCGGTCCCGCCGAGATCGGCACCGTGTCCGAGTCCAATCGCATGATCTCCGCGCCCTATACGAAACTCGAATGCGCGAATCTGACTGTCGATATGGCCAGCGGCATCATCATGTGCAGTGCCGCTGCCGCCGAAGCGGCCGGGATTCCGCAGGACAAGTGGGTGTTCCTGCATGCGGGGGCCTCGGGTGCGGATGAATGGTTCGTCACCGAGCGCACCGAACTGGCGGCCTCCCCGGCGGTGCGCGCGCTGGGCGCGGCGGTGCTCGAGCACACCGGTCTGAGCGCCGAGGATCTGACCCATGTGGACCTGTACGCGTGTTTCCCGGTGGCGGTGCAGATCGCCGCCCGCGAGCTGGGTCTGCCGCTCGATGATCCCAAGCGCCCGCTGTCGGTGACCGGCGGGCTGACCTTCGGCGGTGGGCCGGGCAACAATTACGGCGGGCATGCCGTCGCGACCCTGGTGCAGCGGCTGCGGGAGGATCCGGCGGCGTTCGGCCTGGCCACCTCGCTGGGCTGGTATCTGACCAAGCACGCCCTCGGCGTCTATTCGGCCACCCCGCCCCAGAGCGCCTACCGGCATCTGACCCCGGTGATCGAGCATCCCCCGGCCCGCAAGGCCCGTACCGGCTACGACGGTCCCGCCGTGGTCGAGGCCTACACCCTGCCCTACGGGCGCGACGGGCTGCCCGAGGCGGCGATCCTGAGCCTGCTCACCGACTCCGGTGAGCGAATCCTGGTGCGCACCAACGACTCCGGCACTTTGAGCGCGCTCACCTCCGAGGACTGGCTGGGTCTGCCGGTGAGCGTCACCGGCGATCAGGTCAGCGTCACCGGTGCCGAACGCCTCGCCTTGCCCGCGCCGCCGCCGGCTCCGGTACTGATCGAGCGCCGCGGCCACATCATGATCATCACGATCAATCGCCCACGCGCCCGCAATGCCATCGATCTGGCGACCGCGCTGGGCCTGGAACGCGCCATCGACGCCTACGAGGCGGATCCGAACGCCCGCATCGCCATCCTGACCGGGGCGGGCGGATATTTCAGTGCCGGAATGGATCTCAAGGCCGCCGCGCGCGGTGAGGTGCCGATCACCGAGAAGCGCGGCATCCTGGGCATCGTGTCCCAGCCCCCGCGTAAACCTCTCATCGCCGCGGTCGAGGGGCCCGCGCTGGCGGGTGGTTGCGAACTGGCCCTGGCCGCCGATCTGATTGTGGCCGCGGAGGATTCGACGTTCGGCATCCCCGAGGTCAAGCGCGGCCTGGTCGCGGTCGGCGGCGGTGTGCTGCGCCTGTCGCAGCGCCTGCCGCGCGCCATCGTCATGGAGTTGACCCTCACCGGTGACCCCATCACCGCCGCCCGCGCCGCCGACCTGGGCCTGATCAACGAGGTCGCCGCCCCGGGCAAGGCCTTGGAGGCCGCGCTGGCACTGGCCGAACGCATTGCCGTGAACGCCCCGCTGAGCATCGACGCGGGCAAGCAGATCATCGACCAGTGCCCCGATTGGTCCACCGCCGAAGCCTTCGCCCGCCAGGGTCAGGTCGCCGCGGCCGCTCTGTCCTCGGAGGATGCCGGGGAGGGCATGCGGGCCTTCGTCGAAAAACGCCCCCCGGTCTGGCGCGGCCGCTGA
- a CDS encoding alpha/beta fold hydrolase translates to MTSAASGESALELRRDGMVLSARHFGADDGPLVMLLHGFPDTPHSWDALIPALVDAGYQVLTPWLRGYTRDSAVRGARYDLMAVAEDIAAWHRALGGPPTHLVGHDWGAFAATILAKQHPRQWLSLTLLAIPPFGGGFAPGAARYLPRQTVMSSYIPVMQSGASPRLLTRDGAAFVRRLWRRWSPGWEFTDAQFAPTAQVFTDPETAWAATRYYRSLFTIHRAPTREFHRLLLSAPAPIPTLALSGRRDGCMSPDLQRVLAAAAGVSTAQIPDSGHFLHAEQPAAVAENLLPHLHAHSR, encoded by the coding sequence ATGACATCGGCTGCTTCCGGTGAGTCCGCGCTCGAACTGCGCCGTGACGGGATGGTGTTGTCGGCCCGGCATTTCGGCGCCGACGACGGGCCGCTGGTGATGCTGCTGCACGGGTTCCCCGATACCCCGCACAGCTGGGACGCGCTGATTCCGGCGCTGGTGGACGCCGGATATCAGGTGCTGACGCCGTGGTTGCGCGGGTACACCCGCGATTCCGCGGTGCGGGGCGCGCGCTACGACCTGATGGCGGTGGCCGAGGACATCGCCGCCTGGCATCGGGCGCTGGGCGGGCCGCCGACCCACCTGGTCGGCCACGACTGGGGTGCGTTCGCGGCCACGATTCTGGCGAAACAGCATCCGAGGCAGTGGCTTTCACTGACCCTGCTGGCGATCCCGCCGTTCGGTGGCGGTTTCGCTCCGGGGGCGGCACGGTATCTGCCCCGCCAGACGGTGATGTCCTCGTATATCCCCGTGATGCAGTCGGGGGCGTCCCCGCGGCTGCTCACCCGCGACGGTGCGGCATTCGTGCGGCGGCTGTGGCGGCGATGGTCCCCGGGCTGGGAATTCACCGACGCCCAGTTCGCCCCCACCGCACAGGTTTTCACCGACCCGGAGACGGCATGGGCGGCAACGCGCTACTACCGCTCCCTGTTCACGATCCATCGCGCCCCGACCCGGGAGTTCCACCGCCTGCTCCTGTCGGCCCCCGCCCCCATCCCGACCCTGGCGCTGTCGGGCCGCCGCGACGGGTGCATGTCCCCGGACCTGCAACGCGTCCTGGCCGCAGCCGCCGGCGTGAGCACCGCGCAGATCCCCGACAGCGGCCACTTCCTGCACGCGGAACAGCCCGCCGCCGTCGCCGAAAACCTGCTACCCCACCTCCACGCCCATTCCCGCTAG
- a CDS encoding SDR family oxidoreductase codes for MHVFVTGASGWIGSATVDELLAHRHTVTGLARSDASAAALQAKGAHVRRGDLDDLDSLRAGAHDADAVIHLANKHDFAHPAVSNAAERAAVQTISDTLAGTGRPFLLAAGVAGLTHGRPATEDDPSPAHGPNSPRGGSENLALEFADRGVHSVSLRFAPTVHGVGDHGFIAVIAALARATGVSGYPGDGTHRWAAVHRSDAARLVALGLEKAPAGARLHAVAEQGVPTREIAEAIGRAFDLPVASIAPEDVQTHFGWIGTFFAMDLPATSTATRELLGWTPTGPTLLEDIGAGAYTVH; via the coding sequence ATGCACGTTTTCGTCACGGGAGCCTCCGGATGGATCGGCTCCGCCACGGTCGACGAACTGCTCGCGCACCGCCACACGGTCACCGGACTGGCCAGATCCGACGCCTCCGCCGCAGCCCTGCAGGCCAAGGGCGCCCACGTGCGCCGCGGGGACCTGGACGATCTGGACAGCCTCCGCGCCGGCGCCCACGACGCCGACGCGGTCATCCATCTCGCGAACAAACACGACTTCGCCCACCCGGCCGTCTCGAACGCGGCCGAGCGGGCCGCGGTGCAGACCATCAGCGACACACTCGCCGGGACCGGCCGACCGTTCCTGCTCGCCGCGGGCGTCGCCGGGCTCACCCACGGCCGCCCCGCCACCGAGGACGACCCCTCCCCGGCCCACGGCCCGAACTCCCCGCGCGGCGGCAGCGAGAACCTGGCCCTGGAATTCGCCGACCGCGGCGTGCACAGCGTGAGCCTGCGCTTCGCACCCACCGTGCACGGCGTCGGCGACCACGGATTCATCGCGGTCATCGCCGCCCTCGCCCGCGCCACGGGCGTCTCCGGCTACCCCGGCGACGGCACCCACCGCTGGGCCGCCGTCCACCGATCCGACGCCGCCCGCCTCGTCGCCCTCGGCCTCGAGAAAGCACCCGCGGGCGCCCGCCTGCACGCCGTCGCCGAACAGGGCGTCCCCACCCGCGAGATCGCCGAGGCAATCGGGCGCGCATTCGACCTGCCCGTCGCCTCGATCGCCCCCGAGGACGTCCAGACCCACTTCGGCTGGATCGGCACTTTCTTCGCCATGGACCTCCCGGCGACCAGCACCGCAACCCGAGAACTACTGGGCTGGACCCCCACCGGCCCAACCCTGCTCGAGGACATCGGCGCCGGCGCGTACACGGTGCACTGA
- a CDS encoding TetR family transcriptional regulator, with protein sequence MARWEPGAPERLQKAALELFATRGYEQTTATEIAQSVGLTERTFFRYFSDKREVLFHGQDAFVQGFLTGVDTAPPGASALEIIACALQSAALLFPDERRPHSRTRQSVIELNPALRERESHKLSGLAATLAAALRARGIGDLPATLAAESGATVFGIAFTQWIRDGEQRSLADLCAAVLRELLALADQATAAGNVTLD encoded by the coding sequence ATGGCACGTTGGGAACCGGGCGCTCCGGAGCGGCTGCAGAAGGCGGCGCTCGAACTGTTTGCCACCCGCGGCTACGAGCAGACCACCGCCACCGAGATCGCCCAGTCCGTCGGCCTGACCGAGCGCACCTTCTTCCGCTACTTCAGCGATAAGCGCGAGGTCCTGTTCCACGGCCAGGACGCCTTCGTGCAGGGGTTCCTGACCGGCGTGGACACCGCCCCGCCGGGGGCCTCCGCACTCGAGATCATCGCCTGCGCCCTGCAGTCGGCGGCATTGCTGTTCCCGGACGAGCGCCGCCCGCACTCGCGCACCCGCCAATCGGTGATCGAACTCAATCCCGCACTGCGAGAACGCGAATCACACAAGCTCTCCGGCCTGGCCGCAACCCTCGCCGCGGCCCTGCGCGCCCGCGGCATCGGCGACCTGCCCGCCACCCTGGCCGCGGAATCGGGCGCCACCGTCTTCGGGATCGCCTTCACCCAGTGGATTCGCGACGGCGAACAACGCTCACTCGCCGACCTCTGCGCAGCCGTACTGCGCGAACTCCTCGCCCTGGCCGACCAGGCGACGGCCGCGGGCAATGTGACCCTCGACTGA
- a CDS encoding helix-turn-helix domain-containing protein — translation MDLDIGEVVARSGVPASTLRYYEDRKLIASTGRRGQRRLFAPAVLDQLALIALGRAAGFSLHDIAGMFAPDGRPDIDRAMLTTRADELDHTIAQLTAMRESLRHAAACPAPSHMQCPTFRAMLADILTAGRPGPPKKVPSRP, via the coding sequence GTGGATCTGGACATCGGTGAGGTGGTCGCGCGCTCGGGAGTACCCGCCTCCACGCTGCGCTACTACGAGGACAGGAAACTCATCGCCTCCACCGGCAGACGCGGCCAGCGCCGCCTCTTCGCCCCCGCGGTCCTGGACCAACTGGCCCTGATCGCCCTGGGCCGCGCCGCCGGATTCTCCCTGCACGACATCGCCGGCATGTTCGCCCCCGACGGCCGCCCCGATATCGATCGCGCCATGCTGACCACCCGGGCCGACGAACTCGACCACACCATCGCGCAACTCACCGCCATGCGCGAGAGCCTGCGCCACGCCGCCGCCTGCCCCGCCCCCAGCCACATGCAATGCCCCACCTTCCGCGCGATGCTCGCGGACATCCTCACCGCCGGCCGACCCGGCCCTCCGAAGAAGGTCCCCTCCCGGCCGTAG
- a CDS encoding class I SAM-dependent methyltransferase, whose protein sequence is MSTEPQPPAQITQWNGRSGQAWSQSVGLMDQVLQPFEPLLVESISAGSEARILDVGCGAGATTLAAARRVGPAGAVVGVDISEAMITAARARVQDTDVPVSFELGDAQTRAFAPASFDLIMSRFGVMFFPDSVAAFTNLRRAARDGAALRFLCWRGVEQNPFMTTAERAAAPLLPNLPVRQPDQPGQFAFADEHRVRAILDKSGWGDIRIRPADVECTLPEEHLVRYFSQFGVVGLALPDVDEATRTEVVHTVRAAFEPFVHGDTVRFTTACWLVEAAAAH, encoded by the coding sequence ATGAGTACCGAGCCGCAGCCCCCCGCGCAGATCACCCAGTGGAACGGCCGCTCCGGGCAGGCGTGGTCGCAGTCGGTGGGGCTGATGGATCAGGTGCTGCAGCCGTTCGAGCCGCTGCTGGTGGAGTCGATCTCCGCCGGGTCGGAGGCGCGGATCCTGGATGTGGGATGCGGTGCGGGCGCCACGACCCTGGCCGCGGCCCGCCGGGTGGGCCCTGCCGGTGCGGTGGTGGGCGTCGATATCTCCGAGGCGATGATCACCGCCGCCCGCGCCCGTGTGCAGGACACGGATGTCCCGGTGAGTTTCGAGCTCGGCGACGCGCAAACCCGGGCCTTCGCTCCGGCGAGCTTCGATCTGATCATGTCCCGCTTCGGTGTCATGTTCTTCCCCGATTCGGTGGCCGCCTTCACGAACCTGCGCCGCGCCGCCCGCGACGGCGCCGCACTGCGTTTCCTGTGCTGGCGCGGCGTCGAGCAGAACCCGTTCATGACGACCGCCGAGCGCGCCGCCGCCCCATTGCTGCCGAATCTGCCTGTGCGCCAACCGGATCAGCCCGGCCAGTTCGCCTTCGCCGATGAGCACCGGGTGCGGGCGATCCTCGACAAGAGCGGCTGGGGCGATATCAGGATTCGCCCCGCCGATGTGGAATGCACGCTGCCCGAAGAGCATCTGGTGCGCTATTTCAGCCAGTTCGGTGTTGTGGGCCTGGCCTTGCCCGATGTGGACGAGGCGACGCGCACCGAGGTCGTGCACACCGTGCGCGCCGCCTTCGAACCGTTCGTGCACGGCGATACCGTCCGCTTCACCACAGCGTGCTGGCTGGTCGAGGCGGCCGCGGCGCACTGA